A portion of the Romeriopsis navalis LEGE 11480 genome contains these proteins:
- a CDS encoding transposase → MRLRFSRKSLPAIAKAVGLSNSQGLLNFLTESPWKVYRLREARLSLILSLLQDQEIILMIDETGDCKKGQATDYCWVKHNLRDY, encoded by the coding sequence ATGAGACTTAGGTTTTCACGGAAGAGTCTTCCGGCGATTGCCAAAGCTGTTGGGCTCAGTAATTCCCAAGGCTTGCTGAACTTCTTGACGGAATCGCCTTGGAAGGTCTATCGCTTGCGAGAAGCACGGTTATCGCTAATTCTATCGCTGCTGCAAGACCAAGAAATCATCTTGATGATTGATGAAACGGGCGATTGTAAGAAAGGTCAGGCAACAGACTATTGTTGGGTCAAGCATAATTTGCGGGATTACTAG
- a CDS encoding cupin domain-containing protein, whose amino-acid sequence MVKSSTKYWNPLLLQNAGMWEAIDGTEGMLEQITLAIDPVTGDYTRLTCFKAGSNTTAIGAKSHDYPEEILIIAGRLYDAAFDLWLEAGHYASRPPGEIHGPFIATEDCLVLEIAYPSQATTK is encoded by the coding sequence ATGGTGAAATCCTCTACAAAATACTGGAATCCTCTACTGCTACAAAATGCTGGCATGTGGGAGGCGATTGACGGCACTGAGGGAATGCTTGAACAAATTACTCTGGCAATCGACCCGGTAACTGGCGATTATACGCGACTCACCTGCTTTAAAGCTGGCTCAAATACGACTGCCATAGGCGCAAAGTCCCACGATTATCCAGAGGAGATTTTGATTATTGCAGGTCGCTTGTACGATGCTGCATTTGACCTTTGGCTAGAAGCTGGACATTATGCCAGCCGGCCACCAGGAGAAATACATGGGCCATTTATTGCAACAGAAGATTGTTTAGTGCTCGAAATCGCCTATCCCAGTCAAGCAACAACTAAATGA